The genomic DNA GATATTGGCTTTTTGTGCTATCTGCCTGAAAGTTGATGGAATTGTATCCAGCTGTGTTCGTGGAAGTGGGCTCCTTGCAGGTGCGGGTAAAACCTTCGCATCCCTTGTCTGAGACTTCTTCTGCAACACTTGATAAATAGGGTAAAGGCTTTTTTGTTCCTCGATCTGAAATTGAATACTTTTGATCTTCTGATCTAAACGCGCTAAAGAAAACTGGTTCGGAACGATTCCGGCAAATACAATAAGCAACACACCCGACAGGCATATCAATGAATAGAGTAAACTGCGCTTTGGAATTATTGCGTATATTTTTCCCATGAGAGGATTCTAACCTATCTTCATATCGATAACAAAGCGAAGGACTTCGCTTTTCTTAAAAGGTTCGATGCTGTTCTTCTGCACACTGATCTGACGGAACATTGGTGATGCTTCCAACTTCATGATATATCCGGCAAGCGTTGATTCAAGATTCCGTCTATCGCCAAAAACAAGCCCCTCAACCACCACGTTTTTTAATTCTTCCTTTACCGCTTCCTTTTTAGAATCCGTTGCGGGCTCCTTTCCGGAGGGAACAGCTCCCAGAAGATGAGTTTTAAGATTAATGAGACGAATATTTGCCGGGGTCAGTAACGACAATTCACTGATAACGGCCATTCCAAGATACCTATCACTGTACACCTTAGACATTTGCTGCTGCTTTCCGGAGCTTGCGACCATCTGGGATATCAAATTCTGATCGACACGAGGACTGTACTGCGATACCTGTTTCTCGAGTCCGGCTATTATGGCTTCTTTCTGACCGGCGTCTTGAATCTGATAGAGAAAAAATCCCGAAGAAATGAATACAGCAACAATAAATACTATAAAAATGATACGATTTGCACGGACGATGTTAGCTGCCTTTTCCTTGTCTTTAAATGTAAATAACAGATTGGGCGTATAAGCATTATCGGAAAGCGCAAGCCCCAGGGCCGGAATAAGAGCAAGTCTTTCAGAAACAGAAGTTTCTTCTATGCTCTTGGTTTTGCCAGGCATTTGATAGGTGAGAGGATCCGGCACATCACTTTCAATACCGAGTTGATTACCTATATATTCTATGATGTGCCTTGAAAAATTCATTGCACTCGATACGTGAATTTTGGCGACTCTATCATAATTAAGAATAGCCGAATAATATTCGAAAGTTCTCTCTACCTGCCTGATCACCCTTTCTAAGGCTGGTAAAACGGTCTCAAATTTTTCTTCTTCTGTAAGCTCAAAGCCGGCGTCCTCCTGCGTTAGGGGCGGGGAATCAGGACTGAGGCTGAAGAGAATCTTCCTCGCCTGTTCCACGTTTATTTGTGGCCTCTTTCCTCCCATTTCCGATATGCCTTGCCATGGTCCTGTAAGCTTTTCCAGTAATGATTCAACCATGCTGTTTATTCCCGCTTTAATACCCCGGGTCATAATAAGCTTCCCCTTGGCATAGATATCAATTCGGGAAAAATCATTTCCGATAAAAAGACCCGCAACCGTACTTTCATCGGCTTGTGGAATCCATCCGGTTTTGAAGATGTTCTGGATTGCGAACGGCGTAATTGATATGCCGGTCAACGGCAACCCCATTTGGGAGAACATGCCTTTTATCTCCTCGACTTCCTCCCTTGGCGCCGTATAAACCATAGTCAGCCATTTGCTTATGCCCTGTTCGGTAACTTCTCCCTGAATTTCAAAATCGAATATTGTATCTTTCTCATCAAAAGGTGTTTCTTTTTTAATTGTCCAATAAACAGCGTTCTCGATCTGTTTTTTTGCTACCTTCGGTATATGGATATGGCGTACATTCACCTTTGCCGCAGACATAATGGCCCATAGATTCGCATTTCTACAGTTACCGCAAAATTCGTTAATTTCGGATTTTAGAAAATTGATATATTCCGGTGATTTTATAGTGGTTGTATGGGTGAACGGCACGCTCTTGTAATTGAGCAATTCCCACCGGTTATCGGCCAATCTTGCCGTTTTTACCAACCTCAGGTATTTATGACCAATATCGATACCAATAGTTACTGATTTCTGAACAGAAATCATTTTTGATGCAGTGGATTTAAATCCTTTTTTCGGCGGATCAATTTTCGATTTATCTGCAGACTCATTAATATCATTCTTTTTATGACGAATGATATCAAGAAGTCTTTCTGTAGAAGTAATCTCTTTTAAGCGGGACAACGCAGAACTCCTCTTTGTTTTTCGATCCCCCTGCAGATCGTATCATAGTACAGGGCCGGTCACTATCTTACTGTCTTTTCTCATTCTTGCTGTTTCGGTAATTATCTAAATGAAGTTTAGCCAGATCCATATATTCAACAGGAAAATGTTTCAAAATCCTCACACCGTACTTGATCTCCGGAGGTTCCGGAATGATCCCCTTGTGAATATAATCCCTGATCGTTTTAGCCGAAACGCCTAATCGTTCCGATGCATCGACAATAGTATAATATGTTTTCCCCTTTACGATAATCATATACACACCTCTGAGGTCATTCTTTGCATCATTGGGTAATGTAGCTTGGGTTCGAACATATCACACCTTTCGCACC from Deltaproteobacteria bacterium includes the following:
- a CDS encoding MerR family DNA-binding transcriptional regulator, producing the protein MIIVKGKTYYTIVDASERLGVSAKTIRDYIHKGIIPEPPEIKYGVRILKHFPVEYMDLAKLHLDNYRNSKNEKRQ
- the pilM gene encoding pilus assembly protein PilM, with translation MSRLKEITSTERLLDIIRHKKNDINESADKSKIDPPKKGFKSTASKMISVQKSVTIGIDIGHKYLRLVKTARLADNRWELLNYKSVPFTHTTTIKSPEYINFLKSEINEFCGNCRNANLWAIMSAAKVNVRHIHIPKVAKKQIENAVYWTIKKETPFDEKDTIFDFEIQGEVTEQGISKWLTMVYTAPREEVEEIKGMFSQMGLPLTGISITPFAIQNIFKTGWIPQADESTVAGLFIGNDFSRIDIYAKGKLIMTRGIKAGINSMVESLLEKLTGPWQGISEMGGKRPQINVEQARKILFSLSPDSPPLTQEDAGFELTEEEKFETVLPALERVIRQVERTFEYYSAILNYDRVAKIHVSSAMNFSRHIIEYIGNQLGIESDVPDPLTYQMPGKTKSIEETSVSERLALIPALGLALSDNAYTPNLLFTFKDKEKAANIVRANRIIFIVFIVAVFISSGFFLYQIQDAGQKEAIIAGLEKQVSQYSPRVDQNLISQMVASSGKQQQMSKVYSDRYLGMAVISELSLLTPANIRLINLKTHLLGAVPSGKEPATDSKKEAVKEELKNVVVEGLVFGDRRNLESTLAGYIMKLEASPMFRQISVQKNSIEPFKKSEVLRFVIDMKIG